The Halarsenatibacter silvermanii genomic interval GGAATGGGAGCTGGAGATGATCTACGGCGTCAACGAGGAAGCCCTGGAGGAGAACAGGACATTCCCCGAAGGAGATGCCACCCATTTAGAGTGCTGTGAGAATATGAAAACAGAGGCCCTGAAGAGAACCCTGGACGGCAGCTGGCCTCGATACAGGTTAAACCACAATACCGGAGAATACGAATTGGATGACAATAAAGAACCCTATACCGGAGTGATAGTGGGCGGCCGGGCCGATGAAGAAGGGTCGAGGTCCAAGGAAAGATACTTCTCCGCCCGGGATGAAAATAACGACTGGCATGTGAGTGAACAGCCCCCCGAGTTCTGGAGCCAGTACAAGACCGACTTTGCCCCTGGCACCCATGTGCGCATCCATCCCATCCTGGACTGGACAGAGGTCGATATCTGGGAATATATCCAGAGGGAGAATATACCGATTGTCTCTCTCTATTTTGAT includes:
- the cysD gene encoding sulfate adenylyltransferase subunit CysD; this translates as MDHLDKLENKSIHILREAYSEFDNLAMLWSVGKDSTVMLWLARKAFFGHVPLPLVHIDTGYMIPEMIEHRDKLAREWELEMIYGVNEEALEENRTFPEGDATHLECCENMKTEALKRTLDGSWPRYRLNHNTGEYELDDNKEPYTGVIVGGRADEEGSRSKERYFSARDENNDWHVSEQPPEFWSQYKTDFAPGTHVRIHPILDWTEVDIWEYIQRENIPIVSLYFDQGEGERYRSLGCYPCTDTVESTARNVEEVVDELKSGKFSDIAERDGRAQDEEDGGGLESLRREGYM